Sequence from the Gammaproteobacteria bacterium genome:
GACGAGCGTGAGCACCAGTCCGCCAACCAGCGGTGCCGAACGCGGCATGCCGAACAGGCCGATGAACATCGCCAGACCGAGCAGGCCGAAGATGATCGAAGGCACTGCGGCGAGATTGTTGATATTGACCTCGATCAGATCGGTCCAGCGATCGCGCGCGGCGAATTCCTCGAGATAGATCGCCGCCGCCACGCCGAGCGGAAACGACAGCAGCAGCGTCACCAGCAGGGTGAGCATCGACCCCACCGCCGCGCCCCGGATTCCGGCGAGTTCCGGATCACGGCTGTCGCCGCCAAGGAGAAACCGGGTGTTGAAACGCAGCTCCAGGGCGCCGGCTTCGTCGAGGCTCCGCAACCAGCCCGCCTGGTTCTCGCTCAGCCCGCTTGCCGGATTGCCGATGACATCGGCTTCCTTGACGTAGCCGTCGACCCGGGAGCTGGCGAGCAGCCAGCGGCTCTCGCGCTGACCGAGCAAGGCCGGATTTGCGCTCAGGTGATCACGCAGATCGTAGGCCGCGCTGCCACTCAGCAACTTGTTCAGTTCGCGTTTCTGTGCACGCCCACCGACTTCGGGAAAGCGCAACCGCAACGCATCCTTCAGCACGCTCTCGTAATCGGCGCCCTGGAGCTCCTGCTCGCTCGGACGGGGACCGACCCCGAGCAGTT
This genomic interval carries:
- the pstA gene encoding phosphate ABC transporter permease PstA, which codes for MSKQEREPTILIVRRGLRRRYRREQRFRLYGMLSVLMALASLVFLFTDIAIKGYPAFQHTLIALELHYDPQLLGVGPRPSEQELQGADYESVLKDALRLRFPEVGGRAQKRELNKLLSGSAAYDLRDHLSANPALLGQRESRWLLASSRVDGYVKEADVIGNPASGLSENQAGWLRSLDEAGALELRFNTRFLLGGDSRDPELAGIRGAAVGSMLTLLVTLLLSFPLGVAAAIYLEEFAARDRWTDLIEVNINNLAAVPSIIFGLLGLAMFIGLFGMPRSAPLVGGLVLTLVTFPTVIIASRAAIRAVPPSLREAALGLGASRVQMVLHHVLPNALPGMLTGAIIGMARALGETAPLLMIGMVAFIVDVPGGLLDSATVLPVQIYLWADSPERGFTALTSAAIMVLLVFLVLMNALAVFLRNRFEQRW